Genomic DNA from Panthera leo isolate Ple1 chromosome E3, P.leo_Ple1_pat1.1, whole genome shotgun sequence:
TCTGGAGCCCCCAGCTAGGGGACTGTCCTACGGAGCCAGATGCATCCAGGGAAGAGGCACAGAAGCTCCCAACGGTGGCTGGGTGTGTGTCTGCTCCTaggagggaggcagtgggaggcCGGGGGCTCCCGGAAAGGGGTGCTCACCCCCCACTCTGTTCTTCCCCCCACAGATGTGCACTCCTGCCAACACCCCTGCCACGCCCCCCAACTTCCCCGATGCCCTCACCATGTTCTCCCGTCTCAAGGCTTCCGAGAGTTTCCACGGTGGCGGCAGTGGCAGCCCAATGGCCGCCACGGCCACGTCCCCCCCGCCGCACTTCCCCCACGCCGCCACCGGCAGCTTCGCGGCACCCAGCTGGCCGACCGCGGCCTCGCCCCCAGGGGGGCCACAGCACCACCAGCCACAGCAGCCGCCCCTGTGGACTCcggcacccccttccccagcgTCAGACTGGCCGCCCTTGGCCCCCCAACAGGCCGCCTCAGAACCGAGGGCCCACCCCGCCATGGAGGCGGAGAGATAAGGgaggcccctcccccctcccggaGGCCAGGACCctgtggggcgggggagaggatGTCTCCGCGGGCCCCCTTCACCCTCCTCTGTCTGCACCCCCGTTCCCCGGAGCCCTGGAGGGGAGAGACCGGACCCTGGTGCCAGCACACAGGCCGCCCGCGCACGAACACGGAGGCGCAGGCCCGCGGCACCCAGCTTGCATGGATGTGGTTCAGAGTCGTCTTGGTGCTGGTGGACGGAACTTCAGAGAACAAGCAGCCTTCCCCAGAGGACTCGctcgccctgccccaccccaggggGCTGCGGAGAATCGCCACAGCAGCGGAGACTTGGCTGGCTCCTGCCTTGGAGCTCCTTGGGGGCCAGCAGGCCTAGATCCCCACCCTCGGGAATGCAGAGCCTTCtccgcatgtgtgtgtgtagctgtgtatgtatttatatgtatgtcGCTCCTCAAGACGCAACCTAGTTTACGGGGCAGCTGGACTTTGCATGTTAGAGTGAGCCCCCAAACCCCTTGCCcgccacccctctccccagggccccgcccctctctcccacccccttgtCAGCCAGCCTTGCTGTTCCCTGCAGAGAAAAGAATTGTGGGAAACTCCAGGACTCTTCCCACCCATTCCCCAGCGCTTGCCTGCTGGGGCTGCCTGCATGCCTCCCCCAGAGCCCGGGGGTACCTCacaccctttcccttcccccttttaacaaaagagaagaaaagagttcAAACTACCACCAGGCTTTGTGGTCTTGCCTCGTATCCTAAGCTTTGCTGCCGGCTGGCTCCATGTGGAGAGGCAGGGCACTGGCAGagcccagaccccacccccacccccacccccccaagtcCTGCCTGGCTCCACACTGCTGCTGTCTCTTGCTGTCTTTTCAACCATAACGTGGCTCTGGAATCTTCCTGCCCATCCAAGGTTCTTCCCAGGAAGTTCATTTCTGGCCAGTGTTCCCAGAATCCCAGCCCTCCTGCCCATCCTTCCCCTGTCCGGCTGGACTGATCCTGACCTCCAGGGCTAACAACTCCTTCCAGTCTTCTTGGGTTTCACATAAGgacctttttttgtgtgtctttaggGCCCCAATGGCTGGCTGCAGGCTGGACTCTCCAAGCCCAACCTCCAGCAAACATGCCTGGTAGGGCAGGGCCCTCCCCTGGGGAGCCGCAGACCACAGCGCCCGTGGTCAGATAGCAGGCTTCTGCGCAGAGCCAGTAGGGGCTCGTGACAGGAACAGGACAAGCCCAGGGCAGAGTCCAACCTGCAACTCAGACCTTTTGTCACTAAGGAGACCGGCAAACCAGGGAGAGCAGATGGGATCCCGGGCTGCTCCTGAGCTGGGCTGGGACAGACACCTGCTCTCACCCCAAGGGAGAAGCCAGGGATGCCccactctgtcccctccccctccccccacagctgCCCACGCTGGGGGATACGGTTCCCGGGGCAGCCTCAGCCTTGCACCCCTTGTGAGGGACTGGgctttggggaaggagggaggccacGGTCTCTGCCCAATCCTCAGTAGAGGCAGATCTCACTCCCTAACCTAGGATGGCCCACCTGGCGCccagcccctcaggtgcccccttCTGCGGATGATGACTGGGTTGGAGAGTGTCTTCTGTTGCAGAAGGTCTCCTGTTTGATGTCTCTGCACTCCTCACCGCAGTCCTGCCCTTGCGCCCAGGGATGAGGATGCTCCTGTGCCGGTGTTGCCACTGCTGCTCCCTGGCCTCCCCAGCTTTGTCTCCACCCTGCTGGACCCTGGACAGGCTCCTGGTTGACTGTACCCTCTGGGCGTCACTGAAGACTGACCACTGGGCCCCCGCCCAAGCTGTTGCTTAGGTCTTGGAGTTGTGTCCTCATCTTGAAACCCACCCTTCTAAGGGCCTTCCTCTTGAAGTCCAGAGGCGGGGGTACAGCTGTTTCTGGGGTGCGTGTGGGGAGGGTAGGGAGGGGCGGGATGGATAAGAGTGAGGACATCTTGGGCCCTCCTGAATCTTCGCTACCGCTGCTGCTGCTCCGTTCTTTTTGATGAGGGAAAGTTCTCAGATAACTGCCACACCCCCCTCAAGTGGTGGGAGAAATGCAGAGACAAGTACGTGTTTATGGGTTACCTGCTGCGGAGGGGTGAGTGCACCTGGGCTGCCCCAGGGAATGATGACTGTGTCAGAGGCACCAGAGAGCCAGGGCTCCATCTAGAATTTGCACTCCTGGAGACATGGGAGGCTCTACCCTGGGCGGCTACGCAGtctggtccccagaccagcagcaccacctgggagcttgttagaggTGCAGGACCTCGAGCTCCACGTTGAGAAATGTTCCTCCACGACATCTCTACTCAGTGCTGATCTGTTGGAGGTGAGGTGCGTTTTTCTGTTCCTGGGGGACTACCATGGGCTGTGTCTGGAGGTCGCAGGTGGTCACCTCGGGCCAGAAAGGACTGGAAGTTCCTGTAGGCCCTGGCTTTCCAACCTGGGCACTGTGGACATTTGGGGCTGGCTCACCGTCTGCTGGGGGTGTCTTGTGCCCTGTGGGATATTGACCAGCATTTCGGCCCCTACCCGCTAGACGCCAGCAGCatctcccagttgtgacaaccaaaaacgtcTGTAGACATGGCAGAATGTCTCCTAGACCTGTGGTTCCCATGGTTGGCTGCACAGTAGAGCCTCCTGGGAGCTCCGTAAAAAGACAAACCATAGACTCCCAGACCCCACGGCATCAGAGTCTCGGGGGGGAAGGCTCGACGGTATAATTTTAAACGTTCCCCAGGCTATTGGTTGATCGGCTTgggaataaaaattacttaatcgTACATGTTGAAAGGGTGAACTTAACAGAGCGTCACAGCTGTTACTAAAACAGCTCCCAGGTGATTGGGATGCGGAGCCTCAGCGCGCCCCCCCTCACAGCAACTGGGAGCCACCAGCCTTGTGACCCCCAAGTTTGTGGGGCGTGAAGGTCTCCTGGGTGCTTGAGACAACTGTTCTGGAGGAGAGCCAGGAATTTGATTCTCCCTAAGTGCCTCAGCCAAGGTGGGTAcctgggcaggagggggcagagagcagggttGGAGCTAGGGCCGGGGGCTCTAGTACTTTCCGGCAATGTAGAGGCCCCGCCAGGTGTGCCAGGATCCCCTGGTCTGAACATCCCCCTGGGCAAGGGAAAGGCTGTAAAAGTGGGCCAAACTCAAAGGGGAGCCAGAGGTGGGAACAGAACCTGGAACCTTCTTCAACTTTCCCAAGCCTGGAAGCTCAGAAGCAAAGTCGAACGAGTCCGTAACCGTCTATTAACATGTTCAAAGTGTAAGTTGGCTGAAAAGCAAAGGTACTGGGTGCATGAGTGGAAGGGAACAGACACAGCCATCCTTGCCTGTCCACCTTGGCACCTCCTTGGACCTGGCCTTGTCACCTAAAAGCCCAGCATCTTCTGGGCATGGTCACCCCCTACCTGCCTGCCAGACTTGAGCTCAAATGACTGTTTCCAAAGTTCTGCTCTAAAAAACCC
This window encodes:
- the UBALD1 gene encoding UBA-like domain-containing protein 1 isoform X1; the protein is MPPRPRARRGSVSHSRTVNICISRSRLANGGRVRRRRAAAGGSGQRGGGAMSVNMDELKHQVMINQFVLTAGCAADQAKQLLQAAHWQFETALSAFFQETNIPYSHHHHQMMCTPANTPATPPNFPDALTMFSRLKASESFHGGGSGSPMAATATSPPPHFPHAATGSFAAPSWPTAASPPGGPQHHQPQQPPLWTPAPPSPASDWPPLAPQQAASEPRAHPAMEAER
- the UBALD1 gene encoding UBA-like domain-containing protein 1 isoform X2, which produces MAPSLLGAGRAGVWWKGLACLDSQPSAGSLAPAGLSLSTGWCRCTTRIKSVALRIEMPGGDLVPKRGRSCLQIWWPPETALSAFFQETNIPYSHHHHQMMCTPANTPATPPNFPDALTMFSRLKASESFHGGGSGSPMAATATSPPPHFPHAATGSFAAPSWPTAASPPGGPQHHQPQQPPLWTPAPPSPASDWPPLAPQQAASEPRAHPAMEAER